In one Pseudomonas sp. Bout1 genomic region, the following are encoded:
- a CDS encoding cytochrome c5 family protein has translation MRAINPRRMCLLLAVTCLLTACNDKPKHPPERATAANAMPGDAALAQVYDTSCKLCHANPASGAPLTGDGPAWSPRIAQGPDTLLDHTINGYSGMPPMGLCVQCSEEQFLGLISFMSGQHIQ, from the coding sequence ATGCGGGCAATCAACCCCCGTCGCATGTGTCTGCTGCTGGCCGTGACCTGCCTGCTGACAGCCTGTAACGATAAACCAAAACATCCACCCGAACGCGCCACGGCGGCCAATGCCATGCCCGGTGACGCGGCCCTGGCCCAGGTCTACGACACCAGTTGCAAGCTGTGCCACGCCAACCCGGCTTCGGGCGCGCCGCTGACGGGTGACGGCCCGGCCTGGAGCCCGCGCATCGCCCAGGGCCCGGACACCCTGCTGGACCACACCATCAACGGCTACAGCGGTATGCCGCCGATGGGCCTGTGCGTGCAGTGCTCCGAAGAGCAATTCCTGGGGCTGATCAGCTTTATGTCGGGCCAACACATCCAATAA
- a CDS encoding arylamine N-acetyltransferase: protein MPELTHSHLYLQRLGYDTPPPPTLQTLQDLQLRHVCTFAFESLSTLLHAPVPIDLPSIEHKVLFDGRGGYCYELNQMFLALLQELGFDARGITGRVVMGGPPDALTARTHRLSLVTLDGVRYISDVGFGGMVPSSPLQLDTDATQATAHEPYRLSLNEGNYTLWAQVAGEWRGLYVFDLQVQSRIDYEIGNWYVSTHPNSPFLGQLKVALIGPGFRRTLNNGQYAIHYLDRASEKRVIDNVDELLTLLQASFGIRLPEHPQLRPVLGGLLAPIQEG, encoded by the coding sequence ATGCCTGAGCTGACCCACAGCCACTTGTATCTGCAACGTCTGGGCTACGACACGCCGCCACCGCCCACCCTGCAAACCCTGCAGGATTTGCAGTTGCGCCACGTCTGTACCTTCGCGTTTGAAAGCCTGTCGACCTTGCTGCACGCACCCGTACCGATCGATTTGCCGAGCATCGAGCACAAAGTCCTGTTCGACGGGCGTGGCGGTTATTGCTACGAGCTGAACCAGATGTTCCTGGCTTTGCTGCAGGAGTTGGGCTTCGACGCGCGGGGCATCACCGGGCGCGTGGTGATGGGCGGGCCGCCCGATGCACTCACGGCGCGCACCCATCGCCTGAGCCTGGTGACCCTGGACGGTGTGCGCTACATCAGCGATGTCGGCTTTGGTGGCATGGTGCCCAGCAGCCCGTTGCAACTGGACACCGATGCCACCCAGGCCACCGCCCATGAACCCTATCGACTGAGCCTGAACGAAGGCAACTACACCTTATGGGCGCAGGTCGCCGGTGAGTGGCGTGGCCTGTATGTGTTCGACCTGCAGGTGCAGTCGCGCATCGACTACGAAATCGGCAATTGGTACGTCTCCACCCACCCCAATTCGCCGTTCCTGGGGCAGTTGAAGGTCGCGTTGATCGGCCCGGGTTTTCGCCGCACGCTGAACAATGGCCAGTACGCGATTCACTACCTGGACCGGGCCAGCGAAAAGCGCGTAATCGATAACGTGGATGAGCTGCTGACCCTGCTGCAAGCCAGCTTTGGCATTCGCCTGCCCGAGCATCCACAGTTGCGGCCGGTTCTCGGTGGTTTGTTGGCTCCCATTCAAGAGGGTTGA
- a CDS encoding DUF6555 family protein — MSTAMIYTIHYLLHGEAKTFVVRAEVMNNAEAWHWAAVDADVAHVGRIGRPGHERVKKTTRPWAEKFGITEVTWTAPKHLG, encoded by the coding sequence ATGAGTACCGCAATGATCTACACCATCCACTACTTGCTACACGGCGAAGCGAAAACCTTTGTGGTGCGCGCCGAAGTCATGAACAACGCCGAAGCCTGGCATTGGGCAGCGGTTGACGCCGATGTTGCCCACGTGGGCCGCATTGGTCGCCCGGGCCATGAACGGGTGAAAAAAACCACGCGGCCCTGGGCCGAGAAATTTGGCATTACCGAGGTAACCTGGACGGCTCCGAAGCACTTGGGCTGA
- a CDS encoding phosphoenolpyruvate carboxylase, with protein sequence MNHVINSILEDTSTSLSIRHTSPALLHDVLWRALEQALKATPEDASQTPHTRACLRIYAEIDTLSYLDKADSKLAAALGKAFFESRSSKDVEAFWKLLLIKQLLFELSVRSVATHITSQTNDSRLPLTPEPVLLTGHGQVNISLGLLCKETDQLRHSVVQALQKLAQHVEDNGLKKPFSTQLILLELYNAVWSGSNGIDIESQIFYADSVYDALPDVYQTLGLATQEKWLTLFTWLYGDKDGRPYDTNQHTETLVIALEHAIRGRYIADINGLIQNGGARHRLEEIRARLDKDHPKSFEHPSELADALGGIRFAQPAAIDRLLLRIHAFGFHYLEIEFRENAQMFASVVDEILSSQWMQDIGQGAGQRYRDLDEPARKAVLVAALEHKGGVPPAALWQGYLQHTGAAYEEKAQRYVGQDYIALLEQDPDYIRMYDARNAVERFEMIDRYRDRMNIHGIAEYTSALSVLEVLFLMKAANVRDGIDIALQPEDLSGAEQTLLTVHEVYENPVYRQHLASRGNRQYITFGPSDTGKQGGKAMHKLNMAIANQHKVIAARYGIEVIAHVIMGGEHARCNGVIAETMQEFGALDGSQTRFMLAGCAEMRSHLLTRNQSVNFLDQLYRMHAESQPQLSEGVIAGRIQRWAEVVRRYQAKFFEHPALPSLLRDMARFDVVRATAKGTRPPSRIFNIKVFESRPDAIRAIPWTRALLASGLHSELIGVGQFAEEPPAQLLKAFNDDDSFHNYVKGMAYAIARTDLKCAWLTLTGSIPGKDHILALAQALETETVGTAEQLLASLHLEVIEGKRFVYKATTGDEPQDPWKIKELTLLNLWPSLKAEASRKEKNLRIYRLFLIYAKTNPDFIESTSLNDFYSGFLAAVSTDTGLVDPVSTRHFTW encoded by the coding sequence ATGAACCATGTGATCAACTCAATACTTGAAGATACGTCGACCAGTTTGTCCATCCGGCATACCAGCCCTGCCCTGCTACATGACGTATTGTGGCGAGCCCTGGAGCAGGCGCTCAAGGCAACCCCGGAAGACGCTTCCCAAACCCCACACACCCGGGCCTGTTTGAGGATCTACGCCGAAATCGACACCCTTTCCTACTTGGACAAGGCCGACTCGAAATTGGCCGCCGCGCTGGGGAAAGCCTTCTTCGAATCACGCTCCAGCAAAGACGTCGAGGCGTTCTGGAAGTTACTGTTGATCAAGCAACTGTTGTTCGAGTTGTCTGTGCGCAGCGTCGCCACTCATATTACTTCGCAGACCAACGACAGCCGATTGCCTCTCACACCCGAGCCCGTGCTACTGACCGGTCACGGCCAGGTAAACATCAGCCTGGGCCTGCTATGCAAAGAGACCGACCAACTCAGGCATTCCGTGGTGCAGGCCTTGCAGAAACTGGCCCAGCATGTCGAAGACAACGGGCTGAAAAAGCCTTTTTCCACCCAGTTGATCTTGTTGGAGCTGTACAACGCCGTGTGGTCGGGCAGCAACGGTATCGACATCGAGTCACAGATTTTCTATGCCGACAGCGTTTATGACGCACTCCCCGACGTCTATCAGACATTGGGCCTGGCGACCCAGGAAAAGTGGCTGACCTTGTTTACCTGGCTGTACGGCGACAAGGATGGCCGCCCGTACGATACCAACCAGCACACCGAAACCCTGGTGATTGCGCTGGAACACGCGATTCGCGGCCGCTATATCGCCGACATCAACGGCTTGATCCAGAACGGCGGCGCGCGGCATCGCCTGGAAGAGATTCGCGCACGGCTGGACAAGGATCACCCCAAAAGCTTTGAACATCCCAGCGAACTGGCCGATGCGCTGGGCGGTATCCGTTTCGCCCAACCGGCCGCCATCGACCGGCTGCTGCTACGGATTCACGCCTTCGGCTTTCACTACCTGGAGATCGAGTTTCGCGAGAACGCGCAAATGTTCGCCAGCGTGGTTGATGAAATTCTCTCCAGCCAATGGATGCAGGACATCGGGCAAGGCGCAGGCCAGCGTTATCGCGACCTGGATGAGCCCGCGCGCAAGGCCGTGCTCGTGGCTGCGCTGGAACACAAGGGTGGCGTGCCTCCGGCTGCCCTCTGGCAAGGATATTTGCAACACACCGGCGCGGCTTATGAAGAGAAAGCCCAGCGTTATGTGGGCCAGGACTACATCGCGCTGCTTGAGCAGGACCCCGACTACATCCGCATGTACGACGCTCGCAACGCCGTCGAACGTTTCGAAATGATCGACCGCTATCGGGACCGGATGAACATCCACGGGATTGCCGAATACACGTCGGCGCTCAGTGTCCTGGAAGTGCTGTTCTTGATGAAGGCCGCCAATGTGCGGGACGGTATCGACATTGCCCTGCAGCCCGAAGACCTCAGTGGCGCCGAGCAGACGCTGCTCACGGTGCATGAAGTCTACGAGAACCCGGTGTACCGCCAGCACCTGGCGTCTCGCGGCAACCGCCAGTACATCACGTTTGGCCCCAGTGACACGGGCAAGCAAGGTGGCAAGGCGATGCACAAGCTCAACATGGCCATCGCCAACCAGCACAAAGTGATCGCTGCCAGGTACGGTATCGAGGTGATTGCACATGTGATCATGGGGGGCGAACACGCCCGCTGTAACGGAGTGATCGCCGAGACCATGCAGGAATTCGGTGCTCTGGACGGTTCGCAAACCCGATTCATGCTGGCAGGGTGCGCGGAGATGCGCAGCCATCTGCTAACCCGCAACCAGTCGGTCAACTTCCTCGACCAGTTGTACCGCATGCACGCCGAGTCGCAGCCGCAGCTGTCCGAGGGGGTGATCGCCGGCAGGATCCAGCGCTGGGCTGAAGTGGTGCGCCGCTACCAGGCGAAGTTCTTCGAGCATCCGGCGCTGCCATCCCTGCTGCGAGACATGGCACGATTCGACGTGGTCAGGGCCACCGCCAAGGGTACCCGGCCGCCTTCACGCATTTTCAACATCAAGGTCTTCGAATCCCGTCCGGATGCCATTCGTGCGATACCCTGGACCCGAGCCCTGTTGGCCAGTGGGTTACACAGTGAACTGATCGGGGTCGGGCAGTTTGCCGAAGAACCACCCGCACAGTTGCTGAAGGCATTCAACGACGATGACAGCTTTCACAACTACGTCAAAGGCATGGCATACGCCATCGCCCGAACCGACCTCAAATGTGCCTGGCTGACCTTGACTGGCAGTATTCCCGGCAAGGACCACATCCTCGCGCTGGCTCAAGCCCTGGAGACCGAAACCGTCGGTACGGCCGAACAGCTGCTGGCCAGCCTGCACCTGGAGGTCATCGAAGGTAAGCGTTTTGTGTACAAGGCCACCACCGGCGACGAACCTCAGGACCCGTGGAAAATCAAAGAGCTGACCCTGCTCAACCTGTGGCCCAGCCTCAAGGCGGAGGCATCGCGCAAGGAGAAAAACCTGCGGATTTATCGGCTGTTCCTCATCTACGCCAAAACCAACCCGGACTTCATCGAGTCCACGTCGTTGAACGACTTCTACAGTGGTTTCCTGGCGGCGGTCAGTACAGACACCGGCCTGGTCGATCCCGTCAGTACCCGTCACTTCACCTGGTAA
- a CDS encoding NAD(P)-dependent oxidoreductase produces MAFATLILDAPDPPLLFEEVDRFLELGLAVTLNLHYFTDKDTITRHYGERIQYARINCHDNPAFIAAVNQAGGYSVFKTRLNIPLDGELISAATAPALATPLRAIAQAGVGLNHIDRQAAECFGVTILNTPGSNASAVAEYVVAQALYLSRDLHHYNAQTHKGHWSKGSLAPGLQFGELTLGLVGTGGIAQAVAQKARALGIKVIATGSERFTEQVAQDLGLERKPTLEQLLSEADVVSIHTPLTPITRGLFDSTAFSQMRQGSILINTARGGIVDEDQLATFMTRFPGHIKAVAIDTFAQEKDRFNSPLTGIANAQLTPHIAGNTATAIRTASRQIVDKIHAFSTAAT; encoded by the coding sequence ATGGCATTCGCCACCCTGATATTGGATGCACCTGACCCACCGCTGCTATTTGAGGAAGTCGATCGATTCCTTGAACTGGGCCTGGCAGTCACCCTGAACCTTCACTATTTCACCGACAAGGACACCATCACCCGCCACTATGGCGAGCGCATTCAGTACGCCCGGATCAACTGCCACGACAACCCCGCCTTCATCGCGGCGGTGAACCAGGCCGGTGGTTACAGCGTGTTCAAGACGCGCTTGAACATCCCCCTCGATGGCGAATTGATCAGCGCCGCCACCGCCCCTGCCTTGGCCACACCGCTGCGTGCCATCGCCCAGGCCGGTGTAGGGCTTAACCATATTGACCGCCAAGCAGCTGAGTGTTTCGGCGTGACAATACTCAATACACCCGGCTCCAATGCCAGCGCGGTCGCGGAATACGTCGTGGCGCAGGCGTTGTATTTGTCCAGGGACCTGCACCACTACAACGCGCAAACCCATAAAGGCCATTGGTCCAAGGGCAGCCTGGCGCCCGGGCTGCAATTTGGTGAATTGACGCTGGGACTGGTGGGCACTGGAGGTATTGCCCAGGCGGTGGCGCAAAAGGCCCGGGCGTTGGGTATCAAGGTTATCGCCACGGGTTCAGAACGCTTTACGGAGCAAGTCGCACAGGACCTTGGTCTTGAGCGAAAGCCAACCCTTGAGCAGTTGTTGAGTGAAGCCGACGTTGTCTCCATCCATACACCGCTCACACCCATCACCCGGGGCCTGTTCGACAGCACGGCATTCAGCCAGATGCGCCAGGGTTCGATCCTGATCAACACCGCCCGCGGTGGCATCGTTGATGAGGACCAATTGGCAACCTTCATGACTCGCTTTCCCGGGCACATCAAGGCAGTCGCCATTGATACCTTTGCCCAGGAGAAGGACCGCTTCAACTCACCGCTCACCGGCATCGCCAACGCACAACTGACCCCGCATATCGCCGGCAACACTGCAACGGCGATCCGCACGGCTTCACGCCAGATCGTCGACAAGATCCACGCATTCAGCACTGCTGCGACATAA
- a CDS encoding RraA family protein — MQTSIHERLKALSCTDLSDAMDRLKIVCQCTDIMPLDRSFNLAGKAWTLRYGPIGLDGGSVGDYIDDLEEGQVVVIDNQARLDTTVWGDLLTSTAARKHLAGTVIDGICRDVDRALELNYPIFSRGNWMRTGKDRVRVEAIQEPVTLGGVRVQPDDWLRGDGDGLVVIPGRQLAQVLAVAEEVHEAEEQIRAAIDAGVPLRQARADYGYHALQTPRS, encoded by the coding sequence ATGCAAACGTCCATTCATGAACGCCTGAAAGCCTTGAGTTGCACCGACCTGAGCGATGCCATGGACCGCCTGAAAATTGTTTGCCAGTGCACCGACATCATGCCCCTGGACCGTTCTTTCAATCTGGCGGGCAAAGCCTGGACCCTGCGTTACGGCCCGATCGGGTTGGACGGAGGCTCGGTAGGTGACTACATCGACGACCTTGAAGAAGGCCAAGTGGTGGTGATCGACAACCAGGCACGGCTCGACACCACCGTATGGGGTGACCTGCTGACCTCAACTGCTGCGCGCAAACATTTGGCGGGGACGGTGATCGATGGTATCTGCCGCGATGTCGACCGGGCGCTTGAACTCAACTACCCGATCTTCTCCCGCGGCAATTGGATGCGTACCGGCAAGGACCGGGTGCGCGTCGAGGCGATTCAGGAGCCGGTGACATTGGGCGGCGTGCGGGTACAGCCAGACGATTGGCTGCGAGGCGACGGTGATGGATTAGTGGTAATTCCTGGCCGCCAACTGGCTCAGGTGCTGGCAGTGGCCGAAGAGGTGCATGAGGCAGAAGAACAGATTCGCGCAGCGATCGACGCAGGCGTTCCCTTGCGCCAGGCGCGGGCCGACTACGGTTACCACGCATTGCAAACGCCCCGCAGCTAA
- a CDS encoding DUF6021 family protein, translating to MSNSKSGPHSSEHSSGKDELGFDPDSPDVADPQVDPIGPAIAPLDKPDATGKKPAYDPLGDLKQ from the coding sequence ATGAGCAACAGTAAAAGTGGCCCACATTCATCGGAGCATTCCAGCGGCAAGGACGAATTGGGTTTCGACCCCGATTCCCCAGACGTCGCAGACCCGCAGGTTGACCCGATAGGCCCAGCGATTGCACCGCTGGACAAGCCCGACGCAACCGGCAAGAAGCCGGCCTACGATCCGTTGGGAGATTTGAAGCAGTGA
- a CDS encoding DUF3087 family protein codes for MFELKPCDPIVFRQQTRRSTLIVAALFVVLAMVLSSLAVMLFGEPGGDNFRFNVGGVFAGVLITLALVRGPFWSQAWLAPAVYGWQLKRSLMSVTNVMHKVTEGVKANDPVAIKLLRFYHLGLMQMHELDANSSAQAQLVREVDEHLERMRGLGIEPDQTRLDPGWVEALKVR; via the coding sequence ATGTTTGAGCTTAAACCGTGCGACCCGATTGTTTTTCGCCAACAGACCCGCCGCAGCACGCTGATTGTCGCGGCGCTGTTCGTGGTGCTGGCGATGGTGCTGTCCAGTTTGGCGGTGATGCTGTTCGGTGAACCCGGGGGCGATAATTTTCGCTTTAATGTCGGCGGTGTGTTTGCCGGGGTGTTGATCACCTTGGCCCTGGTGCGGGGGCCGTTCTGGAGCCAGGCGTGGCTGGCGCCGGCGGTGTATGGCTGGCAGCTCAAGCGCAGTTTGATGAGCGTGACGAATGTGATGCACAAGGTGACTGAAGGCGTGAAGGCGAATGATCCGGTGGCGATCAAGTTGCTGCGGTTTTACCACCTTGGCTTGATGCAGATGCACGAGCTGGACGCCAATTCCAGCGCTCAGGCGCAGTTGGTGCGGGAGGTTGATGAGCATCTGGAGAGGATGCGCGGGCTGGGGATTGAACCTGACCAAACGCGGCTTGATCCGGGTTGGGTCGAGGCGCTGAAGGTGCGCTGA
- a CDS encoding MEKHLA domain-containing protein has protein sequence MRLTVSPDENFVRLLDEAYRHWTGQGLPAPEGLGLEQRLTWLHEQAPYSLLAHDGGADPRFTYVNECALGCFKYPREAFIGMPSRFSASELDRPARQVLMEQVGARGIADGYSGWRVDAQEQAFMIHAGVVWNLLEGAGQAALFWLDEGGRGTYPLLR, from the coding sequence ATGAGGCTGACAGTGTCCCCTGACGAGAACTTCGTACGTTTGCTGGATGAGGCTTATAGGCATTGGACGGGGCAGGGGTTGCCGGCGCCTGAAGGGTTGGGCCTGGAGCAGCGGCTTACCTGGCTGCATGAGCAGGCGCCCTACAGTTTGCTCGCGCATGATGGTGGCGCTGATCCGCGTTTTACCTATGTGAATGAGTGTGCGTTGGGTTGTTTCAAGTATCCGCGTGAGGCGTTTATCGGGATGCCTTCGCGGTTCAGCGCCTCGGAACTGGATCGCCCGGCACGGCAGGTGCTGATGGAGCAGGTTGGCGCCAGGGGAATTGCCGACGGCTACAGCGGATGGCGCGTGGATGCGCAGGAACAGGCGTTCATGATTCATGCCGGGGTGGTGTGGAACCTGTTGGAGGGGGCAGGGCAGGCAGCGTTGTTCTGGCTGGATGAGGGGGGGCGGGGTACCTATCCGTTGCTGCGGTAA
- a CDS encoding MFS transporter, translating into MSDLAQRSADSNSRRAALTLGLCLPSDVLLYLVLPMESQAFGITLAQAGVLLAANRLVRIFGYKHVLNFYARNGDRLTCSIAAGAAAVCALGNSMLSGFAALLGLRLVWGLCFAALNLSTQVLATSEPLGAARRAGRSRALIALGPMVALPLGGWLTLQVGPRPIFWILAVCCLLGLWMARGLPTAGHDLHGTPGRRFKLPDSVATWSFIEGVALDGLFIFGLSIQAQKMLGGNAVLIAGGLMALRYVSELLLSPLGGRAAQHFGATSMLLLFSFLSALALGAFGSHWVIAGAAAVLVLRALQLPLVTTLVAERNPGAMRVSALASNAVWRDVGAGLGPLLAGLLLPVASAPWVFGVAGAAIAVSAVFCWRAKISI; encoded by the coding sequence ATGTCTGACCTGGCCCAACGCAGTGCTGATTCAAACTCCCGCCGTGCCGCGCTGACCCTTGGCCTGTGCCTGCCCAGTGACGTGTTGCTGTACCTGGTATTGCCGATGGAGTCCCAGGCATTCGGTATCACCCTGGCCCAGGCCGGGGTGCTGCTGGCGGCCAACCGCCTGGTGCGGATCTTCGGCTACAAGCATGTCCTGAATTTCTACGCCCGCAATGGTGACCGGCTGACGTGCTCCATCGCCGCCGGCGCGGCGGCGGTGTGTGCCTTGGGCAACTCGATGCTGTCCGGGTTTGCGGCCTTGCTTGGGCTGCGGTTGGTCTGGGGCCTGTGTTTTGCGGCGTTGAACCTTTCCACTCAAGTACTGGCTACCTCCGAACCCCTGGGTGCGGCGCGGCGGGCGGGGCGCTCGCGGGCGTTGATTGCCCTGGGGCCGATGGTTGCCTTGCCGCTGGGTGGCTGGCTGACGTTACAGGTGGGGCCACGGCCAATCTTCTGGATTCTGGCGGTATGTTGCTTGCTGGGCCTGTGGATGGCGCGTGGCTTGCCGACGGCCGGGCATGATTTGCATGGCACGCCCGGGCGGCGTTTCAAGTTGCCAGACAGTGTGGCAACGTGGTCGTTTATCGAAGGTGTGGCACTGGATGGGCTGTTTATCTTCGGCCTGTCGATTCAGGCGCAGAAGATGCTGGGTGGCAATGCCGTGCTGATTGCCGGTGGCCTGATGGCCTTGCGGTATGTTTCGGAATTGCTCCTGAGCCCGTTGGGTGGGCGCGCGGCCCAGCATTTTGGCGCCACGTCCATGTTGTTGCTGTTTTCGTTTCTCAGCGCGCTGGCGCTGGGGGCATTTGGTAGCCACTGGGTGATTGCCGGTGCGGCGGCGGTGTTGGTGTTGCGGGCGTTGCAGTTGCCGTTGGTGACGACTTTGGTGGCGGAGCGCAATCCGGGCGCGATGCGGGTTTCGGCGCTGGCTTCGAATGCCGTGTGGCGTGACGTGGGCGCGGGACTTGGGCCTTTGCTGGCAGGCTTGCTGTTGCCGGTGGCATCGGCGCCCTGGGTGTTTGGGGTGGCGGGGGCGGCGATTGCGGTCAGTGCGGTGTTTTGCTGGCGCGCGAAGATTTCAATTTGA
- a CDS encoding MFS transporter — MSSVADGLPSDKRLAAVIAISLGIGMATLDTAIVNTALPTLAEGIGTDSASVIWVVNAYQLATIAAVLPFASLSDVVGHRRVFLGGLLVFVVASLFCGLAWSLPTLTAARVVQGLGAAAIMSVNIALLRHIYPAKILGRGLGYNSLVVGLAFTLGPTAASAILSVATWHWLYLINLPLGVLALWLGARAIPVIPITGHAFDRLAAILCAGLFALLVLGLGSAVHGAQAVLTLGLIAVALLCGVLLIRRQAGHPAPMLAVDLFKRPLFTLSALTAICAFSAQGLAFVSLPFLLQTVLGHSQVATGFLMTPWPAVVAVMALIAGRLADRISLALLCGIGLLMLSAGMASLATLGNDASTFDIGWRMALCGAGFGFFQSPNLKAIMTSAPIARSGGASGIVATSRLMGQTLGASLVALCFHLSLSSGPQYALWLGCGFALVGAVASGLRLMQDGAKV; from the coding sequence ATGTCTTCAGTAGCTGATGGGTTGCCCAGTGATAAACGTCTTGCGGCGGTTATCGCCATTTCCTTGGGGATTGGCATGGCGACCCTCGACACGGCCATCGTCAACACCGCGTTGCCGACCCTCGCCGAAGGCATCGGCACCGATTCCGCCTCGGTCATCTGGGTGGTCAATGCCTACCAGTTGGCAACCATCGCTGCGGTGCTGCCCTTTGCCTCCCTGAGTGATGTGGTGGGCCATCGCCGGGTGTTCCTCGGCGGCTTGCTGGTGTTTGTGGTGGCCTCGCTGTTTTGCGGGCTGGCCTGGTCGCTGCCGACGCTGACCGCCGCCCGAGTGGTGCAAGGCCTGGGCGCGGCGGCGATCATGAGCGTCAACATTGCGCTGTTGCGGCATATCTATCCGGCAAAAATACTCGGCCGGGGGCTGGGCTATAACTCGCTGGTGGTGGGGCTGGCCTTTACGCTGGGGCCTACTGCGGCGTCGGCGATTCTGTCGGTGGCCACCTGGCACTGGTTGTACCTGATCAACTTGCCCTTGGGCGTTTTGGCCTTGTGGCTGGGGGCGCGTGCGATTCCGGTGATCCCGATTACCGGGCATGCCTTTGACCGGCTGGCAGCGATTCTCTGCGCCGGGTTGTTCGCCCTGTTGGTGCTGGGCCTGGGTTCGGCGGTGCACGGTGCGCAGGCGGTGTTGACGCTGGGCCTGATCGCCGTGGCGCTGCTGTGCGGGGTGTTGCTGATCCGTCGCCAGGCCGGGCACCCGGCGCCGATGCTGGCGGTGGATCTGTTCAAGCGCCCGCTGTTTACCTTGTCGGCACTCACCGCAATTTGCGCATTCAGCGCCCAGGGCCTGGCGTTTGTGTCGCTGCCATTCCTGTTGCAAACGGTGCTGGGTCACAGCCAGGTGGCCACCGGGTTCCTGATGACGCCATGGCCGGCGGTGGTCGCGGTAATGGCGCTGATCGCCGGGCGACTGGCAGACCGCATCTCCCTGGCGTTGCTGTGCGGCATCGGCCTGTTGATGTTGAGCGCGGGCATGGCCTCGCTGGCGACGTTGGGTAACGACGCTTCGACGTTTGATATCGGTTGGCGCATGGCGTTGTGTGGCGCCGGGTTCGGTTTCTTTCAGTCGCCCAACCTCAAGGCGATCATGACCAGTGCGCCCATCGCTCGCAGTGGCGGTGCCAGCGGCATCGTCGCCACGTCACGGTTGATGGGGCAGACGTTGGGCGCTTCGCTGGTGGCGCTGTGTTTCCACTTGTCCCTGAGCAGTGGCCCGCAGTACGCGTTGTGGCTCGGTTGCGGTTTTGCCCTGGTGGGCGCGGTGGCCAGCGGTTTGCGCCTGATGCAGGACGGCGCCAAGGTTTAA
- a CDS encoding alpha/beta fold hydrolase, whose amino-acid sequence MSFFNRRRFLMCTAIASAALSLPVMAAPASWRIRQVSTDLLDIGYYEAGPEAGRPIILLHGADGDLERFSEVLPHLASQGFRVITPYLRGHGTTTQLDKAAPASTQEVVLGQDVLDLMNALHIPEAVLGGFDLGGRAVTAAATLRPSRCVALVTVNSAPQPALAEVLAQMARMGQWRT is encoded by the coding sequence ATGTCTTTTTTCAACCGTCGTCGCTTTCTGATGTGCACCGCTATTGCTTCAGCCGCGCTGTCCCTGCCTGTAATGGCGGCGCCCGCGAGCTGGCGTATCCGCCAGGTCAGCACCGACTTGCTGGATATCGGCTACTACGAGGCCGGCCCGGAAGCGGGCAGGCCGATCATTTTGCTGCATGGCGCGGACGGCGACCTTGAGCGTTTTTCCGAGGTTTTGCCACACCTGGCGTCCCAAGGTTTTCGGGTGATCACCCCGTACTTGCGTGGCCATGGCACCACCACGCAATTGGACAAGGCTGCACCCGCTAGCACCCAGGAAGTGGTGCTCGGCCAGGACGTGCTGGACCTGATGAACGCCTTGCACATCCCCGAGGCGGTGCTCGGTGGGTTCGACCTCGGCGGTCGCGCTGTCACGGCAGCAGCGACCTTGCGCCCAAGCCGTTGCGTGGCCCTGGTCACCGTCAACAGTGCACCGCAGCCTGCCCTGGCGGAGGTGCTGGCGCAGATGGCCCGGATGGGCCAATGGCGCACCTGA